The window GTGATTTAATATGGATACACGACTATCACCTGATGCTGCTGCCTGGCTTAATCCGGAAAGAAATTCCAAATGCTGCAATTGGATTTTTTCTGCACATTCCCTTTCCCTCCTATGAAATATTCCGGTTGCTTCCCAGTAACTGGAGAAAAGAGCTGCTGCAGGGAATTTACGGCGCCGACCTCATTGGATTTCACACACACGATTACCGTACGCATTTTTTAAACAGCACGCTGAGGATACTCGGCATTGATGATCATATGGGTGAAATTATGTTTGAAAACCGCGCGGTAAAAGTGGACTCCTTTCCGATGGGCATTGACTATGAAAAGTATAGCGATGCCGTAGAAACACATTCAGTTCAGGAAGAAATAAAAAGGCTTAAGAAAATTTTCGGATCGCTCAAACTTATTCTATCTATCGACAGGCAGGATTATTCCAAAGGAATTCTAAATCGGCTGCAGGGTTATGAGCTGTTTTTAGATCAGCATCAGGAATGGAGGGAAAAAGTAGTGCTGATGATGGTAATTATACCGAGCAGGATTGGAGTAGAACACTATCAGCTAACAAAAAGTCAAATTGATGAATTGGTCGGACGAATTAACGGGAAGTACGGGAACATGCAATGGACACCTATCCTGTACCAGTATCGCTCTCTCTCTTTTGATGAATTGATCGCTGCATACGCCGAGAGTGATGTTGCATTGGTGACTCCGCTTAGGGACGGTATGAACCTGGTTGCCAAAGAATATTTGGCCTGCCGGAATACAAAAGCCGGAGTTTTAATCCTGAGTGAAATGGCAGGGTCTGCAGAAGAGTTACCTGAATCGATAATTATCAATCCTAACAATACAGAGGAGATTGGTGAAGCCATTGCGAAAGCACTGGAGATGAAAAAAAATGAACAGCATCAAAGGATTGGTGCAATGCAAAAAAGACTTCTTCATTACAATTTGTTCGATTGGGTGAATGATTTTGTCAGCACGCTTCGCAAAGTGAAAAAAAAACAGGCAAGGCTGAAAGCAAAAGTTTTAAATACAGCGGATAGAAAAAAGTTAGTCCGTCAATTTGAAAAAGCAGAGTCATGCCTTATATTTCTCGATTATGATGGAACGCTTGTTCCTTTTTCTGATCATCCGAAAAAAGCAAAACCTGAGAAAGAATTAATGTTGCTTCTTGAAAAACTCTCCCACATCGGCAACCTCGAGGTAGTGATAATTAGCGGAAGGGATAAAGAAACAATGACCAAATGGCTCGGTCACTTTCCATTTCATCTGGTAGCAGAACATGGAGCCATTTTCCGTGAAACAGGATCAGACTGGCAATGGCTAAAACCTGTCAGGAATAATTGGAAAAGAAAGATTATCCCGATAATGAATCGGTTTACTGATAAGCTTCCCGGATCTTTGATAGAAGAAAAGGACCATGCTGTAG of the Chitinophagales bacterium genome contains:
- a CDS encoding bifunctional alpha,alpha-trehalose-phosphate synthase (UDP-forming)/trehalose-phosphatase, which produces MRIIIVSNRAPVSIVKEPDGYHYQESSGGLASGLRAFMEKMKKDKSSHTEITWLGWPGATVDDPETVKKEIYRQFGTHSIFFLEELMDKFYLGFCNKTIWPLFHYFPVFTEYNKEQWEVYRTVNEMFCKELMQIYRPGDLIWIHDYHLMLLPGLIRKEIPNAAIGFFLHIPFPSYEIFRLLPSNWRKELLQGIYGADLIGFHTHDYRTHFLNSTLRILGIDDHMGEIMFENRAVKVDSFPMGIDYEKYSDAVETHSVQEEIKRLKKIFGSLKLILSIDRQDYSKGILNRLQGYELFLDQHQEWREKVVLMMVIIPSRIGVEHYQLTKSQIDELVGRINGKYGNMQWTPILYQYRSLSFDELIAAYAESDVALVTPLRDGMNLVAKEYLACRNTKAGVLILSEMAGSAEELPESIIINPNNTEEIGEAIAKALEMKKNEQHQRIGAMQKRLLHYNLFDWVNDFVSTLRKVKKKQARLKAKVLNTADRKKLVRQFEKAESCLIFLDYDGTLVPFSDHPKKAKPEKELMLLLEKLSHIGNLEVVIISGRDKETMTKWLGHFPFHLVAEHGAIFRETGSDWQWLKPVRNNWKRKIIPIMNRFTDKLPGSLIEEKDHAVVFHYRKSDPQLANLRLKELMGHLLNFTSNLDLQVQHGEKVLEVRNAGIDKGLAAMHWLSASKADSILAIGDDITDEDLFRVMPPTAFTIKVGIAPSYAKYNLANQPEVLHLLNELLRKAFPVKKLQNHQ